One Hevea brasiliensis isolate MT/VB/25A 57/8 chromosome 5, ASM3005281v1, whole genome shotgun sequence genomic region harbors:
- the LOC110667738 gene encoding phospholipid-transporting ATPase 1 isoform X1, which translates to MTSGQPLLRSSDPSAPSQRHHSCSFGSLGCLCHNDSFNSSITDDPQGNSFGLDHLDKGDENLSVGDTSLHSPVRESFSSDVTTQQFHSVESLHIKPLSLECPTQDNTRLVSWGPMELLHGNNNSTTSATFEISKASSVVHAKVGSGASSSLHDKLGKSQRKSRHKSLQFEDNVFCEEDARLIYINDPRRTNDKYEFTGNEIRTSKYTLITFLPKNLFIQFHRVAYLYFLAIAALNQLPPLAVFGRTVSLFPLLFVLCVTAIKDGYEDWRRHRSDRNENNREALVLQSGQFRPKRWKKIRAGEVVKICVDETIPCDMVLLGTSDPSSVAYIQTMNLDGESNLKTRYARQETSSAVYEECTISGLIRCELPNRNIYEFTANMEFNGHKFSLSQSNIVLRGCQLKNTDWIIGVVVYAGQETKAMLNSAASPSKRSKLESYMNRETLWLSIFLFIMCLVVALGMGLWLAHYKDQLDTLPYYRKTYFNHGKDYGKRYKYYGIPMEIFFSFLSSIIVFQIMIPISLYITMELVRLGQSYFMIGDRHMYDSSSGSRFQCRSLNINEDLGQVRYIFSDKTGTLTENKMEFQRASVYGKNYGGSLVVADQLQEENLSAAGAHRRLKIKSTIAVDSELMKLLHKDLVEVERISAHEFFLTLAACNTVIPIRASDRSSSCAETQRHEDVETIAYQGESPDEQALVAAASAYGYTLFERTSGHIVIDVNGEKLSFDVLGMHEFDSVRKRMSVVIRFPNNDVKVLVKGADTSMFSILAKDNERDNHVRHATQCHLTEYSSQGLRTLVIAARDLTEAELGLWQCKFDDASTSLTDRATKLRQTAALIECDLNLLGATGIEDKLQDGVPEAIESLRQAGIKVWVLTGDKQETAISIGLSCKLLTTDMEQIIINGNSENECRKLLADAKAKYGVKSSNGGSLNLKCNKNAEIDYLEIAEGKKEGIAKVPLALIIDGNSLVYILEKELESELFDLATSCKVVLCCRVAPLQKAGIVDLIKSRTDDMTLAIGDGANDVSMIQMADVGVGICGQEGRQAVMASDFAMGQFRFLKRLLLVHGHWNYQRIGYLVLYNFYRNAVFVLMLFWYILRTAFSTTSALTDWSSVFYSVIYTSVPTIVVGILDKDLSHRTLLEYPKLYGAGYRQEAYNMRLFWITMADTLWQSLVLFSIPIFIYKESTIDIWSMGSLWTIAVVILVNIHLAMDVQRWVYITHVAVWGSVIITFACMVVLDSLPAFPNYGTIYHLAKSPTYWLTILLIIVIALLPRFLFKVVHHIFWPSDIQIAREAEILRRRPDHLRSRPDGCSS; encoded by the exons ATGACTTCTGGCCAGCCATTGCTGCGGTCATCAGATCCCTCTGCACCCTCTCAGCGTCACCACTCTTGCAGTTTTGGCTCCCTGGGTTGTCTCTGCCACAATGATTCTTTCAATTCTTCCATTACTGATGATCCTCAAGGCAATTCCTTTGGCTTAGATCATTTGGACAAGGGTGACGAAAATCTTTCTGTTGGAGACACGAGCTTACATAGTCCAGTTAGAGAAAGTTTCAGTTCTGATGTAACAACGCAGCAATTCCATTCCGTTGAGTCTCTACACATTAAGCCGCTTTCATTGGAATGCCCCACGCAGGATAATACACGCCTGGTATCGTGGGGTCCAATGGAACTGCTGCATGGCAACAATAATAGCACAACTTCTGCTACCTTTGAAATTTCTAAGGCTTCATCTGTAGTTCATGCTAAGGTGGGCTCAGGGGCTTCATCTTCACTTCATGATAAATTGGGCAAGTCTCAGAGGAAGAGCCGCCACAAAAGTTTGCAATTTGAAGATAATGTCTTTTGCGAGGAAGATGCCAGGTTGATCTACATCAATGATCCTAGGCGAACCAATGACAAGTATGAGTTCACAGGGAATGAGATTCGAACGAGCAAGTACACATTGATTACCTTCTTGCCAAAAAATCTTTTCATTCAGTTCCATCGGGTGGCTTATTTGTATTTCCTGGCTATTGCTGCTCTCAATCAACTTCCTCCTCTTGCAGTGTTTGGGAGAACTGTGTCCCTTTTCCCTCTCCTTTTTGTTCTTTGTGTCACAGCTATTAAAGATGGCTATGAGGATTGGCGAAGGCACAGATCAGACCGCAATGAGAACAACAGAGAGGCTCTAGTGCTACAATCTGGCCAATTCCGACCGAAAAGATGGAAGAAGATACGAGCTGGTGAAGTGGTGAAAATTTGTGTTGACGAGACAATTCCTTGTGACATGGTTTTACTAGGGACCAGTGATCCCAGTAGTGTTGCTTACATTCAAACAATGAATTTGGATGGTGAATCAAACTTGAAGACAAGGTATGCCAGGCAGGAAACATCTTCAGCTGTATATGAAGAATGCACAATTTCAGGTTTGATCAGATGTGAACTACCTAACAGGAATATTTACGAGTTCACAGCCAATATGGAATTCAATGGGCATAAATTTTCCCTCAGCCAATCAAACATTGTTTTGCGTGGTTGTCAGCTAAAGAACACTGATTGGATAATTGGTGTTGTGGTGTATGCTGGACAGGAAACAAAAGCAATGTTGAATAGTGCAGCATCTCCTTCCAAGAGAAGCAAATTGGAAAGTTACATGAACAGGGAAACGCTATGGTTgtctatttttctttttatcatgTGTCTAGTTGTGGCACTCGGAATGGGCCTTTGGCTTGCACACTACAAGGACCAGCTTGATACCTTGCCTTATTACAGAAAGACATACTTCAATCATGGGAAGGATTATGGGAAGAGATACAAGTATTATGGAATACCCATGGagattttcttctctttcttgagttctataaTAGTATTTCAAATAATGATTCCAATATCTCTTTATATTACAATGGAGTTGGTTCGTTTAGGACAGTCTTATTTCATGATTGGAGACAGGCACATGTATGACAGCAGTTCTGGCTCAAGGTTTCAGTGCAGATCATTGAATATAAATGAGGATTTGGGTCAGGTACGTTATATCTTTTCAGACAAAACAGGGACACTTACGGAGAACAAAATGGAATTTCAGAGAGCAAGTGTGTATGGGAAGAATTATGGTGGCTCCTTGGTTGTGGCTGATCAGCTGCAGGAAGAGAACCTTTCAG CTGCAGGTGCACACAGGAGATTGAAGATTAAATCTACAATTGCTGTCGATTCTGAACTCATGAAATTGTTGCACAAGGACTTGGTTGAAGTTGAGAGGATTTCTGCACATGAGTTTTTCTTGACGCTagctgcatgcaatactgttatCCCTATTCGTGCTTCTGATAGATCTTCTAGTTGTGCAGAGACTCAACGCCATGAGGATGTAGAAACTATTGCATATCAGGGTGAATCTCCTGATGAGCAAGCACTAGTTGCTGCAGCCTCTGCTTATGGATATACTCTCTTTGAACGCACATCTGGGCACATAGTAATTGATGTTAATGGTGAGAAATTAAG CTTTGACGTATTgggtatgcatgaatttgatagTGTGCGGAAAAGAATGTCCGTTGTCATCAGATTTCCTAACAATGATGTGAAGGTTTTGGTGAAAGGCGCTGATACTTCCATGTTCAGTATTTTAGCCAAAGACAATGAGAGGGATAATCATGTAAGGCATGCAACACAATGCCATTTGACTGAATATTCATCGCAAGGTCTACGTACACTTGTTATTGCTGCAAGAGATCTTACAGAGGCTGAACTTGGGCTGTGGCAATGCAAGTTTGATGATGCAAGCACTTCTTTGACGGACAGAGCCACAAAACTACGTCAAACAGCAGCCCTTatagaatgtgatttaaatctactTGGGGCTACTGGAATTGAAGACAAGCTACAAGATGGTGTACCAGAAGCCATTGAGTCTCTACGACAAGCAGGGATCAAGGTATGGGTTCTGACTGGAGATAAGCAAGAGACAGCAATTTCAATTGGCCTTTCTTGCAAACTCCTGACAACAGATATGGAGCAAATAATTATAAATGGCAATTCAGAGAATGAATGCAGAAAACTCTTGGCTGATGCCAAGGCTAAGTATGGTGTAAAATCATCAAATGGAGGAAGCcttaatttgaaatgcaataagaATGCTGAAATTGACTACCTTGAGATAGCTGAAGGGAAGAAAGAAGGAATAGCAAAAGTGCCACTGGCACTTATAATTGATGGGAATAGTTTGGTGTACATTTTGGAGAAAGAACTAGAATCAGAA CTTTTTGACCTTGCAACTTCCTGTAAGGTTGTGCTTTGCTGTCGTGTTGCACCATTGCAGAAGGCAGGAATTGTTGATCTAATCAAGAGCCGCACTGATGATATGACATTGGCTATAGGCGATG GGGCCAATGATGTTTCAATGATCCAAATGGCGGATGTTGGTGTTGGAATTTGTGGTCAGGAAGGGCGTCAAGCAGTGATGGCATCTGATTTTGCTATGGGACAGTTTCGATTTTTGAAAAGATTACTTTTGGTGCATGGACACTGGAATTATCAACGCATTGGTTATTTAGTTCTGTACAACTTTTACCGGAATGCTGTTTTCGTATTAATGCTGTTCTG GTATATATTGCGCACAGCTTTTTCAACAACTTCAGCATTGACAGATTGGAGTAGTGTTTTTTATTCTGTTATATATACTTCTGTGCCCACCATTGTTGTCGGTATTCTTGACAAGGATTTAAGCCATCGGACACTGTTAGAGTATCCTAAACTTTATGGTGCCGGCTATAGACAAGAGGCTTACAACATGCGCCTTTTCTGGATCACAATGGCCGATACGCTATGGCAGAGTCTAGTCCTCTTCAGTATACCGATATTCATTTACAAAGAGAGCACAATTGATATTTGGAGCATGGGCAGTTTATGGACGATAGCAGTTGTTATCCTTGTTAATATACACTTGGCAATGGATGTCCAGCGCTGGGTTTATATTACTCATGTTGCTGTTTGGGGGTCAGTGATCATTACATTTGCCTGTATGGTGGTATTGGATTCTTTACCTGCCTTCCCTAATTATGG GACTATTTATCATCTGGCTAAGTCACCGACGTATTGGCTCAccatcttgctcataatagtcatTGCATTGCTCCCTCGCTTTCTTTTTAAAGTTGTACATCATATTTTTTGGCCTTCTGATATCCAGATAGCCAGGGAAGCTGAGATTTTGAGAAGAAGACCTGATCATTTGAGGTCAAGACCTGACGGATGTTCCAGTTGA
- the LOC110667737 gene encoding transcription elongation factor TFIIS has translation MERELVELFEATKKAADAAASDGVSPIGPEVVRCVDALKQLKKFPITYDILVSTQVGKRLRPLTKHPREKVQTLVSDLLEIWKKIVIDETSKKKNGAVDNKSSGKAEISKVETVKVEKVQKAGTVKVDKIDREEIIKVEKVSNEDKHASNVKRPSEAPIAPSKLTTLVKCNDALRDKVRELLVEALSKVTSEVDEDARDEVSACDPIRIAVSVESAMFEKMGRSNGAQKVKYRSIMFNMKDPNNPDLRKKVLLGEVKPERLISMTSEEMASAQRQHENNQIKEKALFDCERGGPPKATTDQFKCGRCGQRKTTYYQMQTRSADEPMTTYVTCVNCNNHWKFC, from the exons ATGGAGAGAGAGCTGGTGGAGTTGTTTGAGGCCACGAAGAAAGCCGCTGATGCCGCTGCCAGTGACGGAGTTTCCCCCATTGGACCGGAGGTGGTGAGGTGCGTCGATGCGCTCAAACAGCTCAAGAAGTTTCCGATTACTTATGATATTTTGGTATCTACTCAG GTTGGGAAACGACTTCGACCTCTCACAAAGCATCCTAGGGAGAAGGTCCAAACTTTGGTGTCTGACTTGCTCGAGATTTGGAAAAAGATAGTCATTGATGAGACCAGCAAAAAGAAAAATGGCGCTGTTGATAATAAAAGTTCAGGGAAAGCTGAGATTTCAAAGGTAGAGACTGTTAAAGTTGAGAAGGTTCAAAAAGCAGGCACAGTAAAGGTTGACAAGATTGATCGGGAAGAAATTATCAAAGTTGAAAAGGTTTCCAACGAGGATAAACATGCTTCTAATGTGAAGAGACCATCAGAAGCCCCTATTGCTCCATCAAAGCTGACTACATTGGTGAAATGTAATGATGCTTTGCGTGACAAAGTTCGTGAACTTCTTGTGGAGGCCTTATCCAAAGTTACCAGTGAGGTTGATGAGGATGCCAGGGATGAAGTAAGTGCGTGTGACCCAATCCGAATTGCTGTATCTGTTGAATCAGCTATGTTTGAAAAGATGGGTCGGTCAAATGGAGCTCAAAAGGTCAAGTACAGATCCATTATGTTCAATATGAAGGACCCAAATAACCCGGATTTGAGGAAAAAGGTTCTCCTTGGAGAGGTCAAACCAGAGAGGCTTATCTCAATGACCTCTGAAGAAATGGCAAGCGCACAGAGACAAcatgaaaataaccaaattaaagaGAAAGCATTATTTGATTGTGAGCGTGGTGGTCCACCAAAAGCTACAACTGATCAGTTTAAGTGTGGTCGTTGTGGTCAGCGCAAGACCACTTACTATCAGATGCAGACTAGGAGTGCAGATGAACCCATGACCACATATGTAACATGTGTAAACTGCAACAACCATTGGAAATTCTGCTAG
- the LOC110667660 gene encoding uncharacterized protein LOC110667660: MYKFQSPLTGDQKLRSKCGRKPLQPKNFPAIPVTDNIEILKPSEGWIEISVASDSNKENYPISAITPTKLVIESLDVSLAAELIATKKEMERLRLDREKTEKMLNEREKVLDLQIKELEQRGEIQKTHEIEVDRLFRLKELQSWSMRISPMLSLREKEHVKKTAQVHCQGTKAEDMEESVSGSGVMSPLLSSSSSSNSVSSQLAAVK, encoded by the exons ATGTACAAGTTCCAGTCTCCCCTCACTGGGGACCAGAAACTACGTTCAAAATGTGGCCGGAAACCTCTTCAACCCAAGAACTTCCCGGCCATTCCAGTAACGGATAATATTGAAATTCTAAAGCCAAGTGAAGGATGGATTGAGATTTCGGTGGCTAGCGATTCGAACAAAGAAAACTATCCGATCTCTGCCATCACGCCAACGAAGCTAGTCATTGAGTCGTTGGATGTGTCGCTGGCAGCGGAACTGATAGCCACCAAGAAGGAGATGGAGAGATTGAGACTCGACAGAGAGAAAACAGAGAAAATGTTGAATGAGAGGGAGAAGGTATTGGATTTGCAGATAAAGGAGCTGGAACAAAGAGGAGAGATTCAAAAGACGCACGAGATCGAGGTGGATAGACTCTTCAGATTGAAGGAACTACAATCTTGGTCTATG AGAATTTCTCCAATGTTATCGCTACGAGAGAAGGAACATGTGAAGAAGACTGCTCAAGTGCATTGCCAG GGAACGAAAGCTGAGGATATGGAGGAATCGGTGAGTGGAAGCGGAGTGATGAGTCCACTTTTGAGTTCGAGTTCGAGTTCAAATTCGGTTTCATCGCAGCTTGCCGCCGTGAAATGA
- the LOC110667738 gene encoding phospholipid-transporting ATPase 1 isoform X2 gives MTSGQPLLRSSDPSAPSQRHHSCSFGSLGCLCHNDSFNSSITDDPQGNSFGLDHLDKGDENLSVGDTSLHSPVRESFSSDVTTQQFHSVESLHIKPLSLECPTQDNTRLVSWGPMELLHGNNNSTTSATFEISKASSVVHAKVGSGASSSLHDKLGKSQRKSRHKSLQFEDNVFCEEDARLIYINDPRRTNDKYEFTGNEIRTSKYTLITFLPKNLFIQFHRVAYLYFLAIAALNQLPPLAVFGRTVSLFPLLFVLCVTAIKDGYEDWRRHRSDRNENNREALVLQSGQFRPKRWKKIRAGEVVKICVDETIPCDMVLLGTSDPSSVAYIQTMNLDGESNLKTRYARQETSSAVYEECTISGLIRCELPNRNIYEFTANMEFNGHKFSLSQSNIVLRGCQLKNTDWIIGVVVYAGQETKAMLNSAASPSKRSKLESYMNRETLWLSIFLFIMCLVVALGMGLWLAHYKDQLDTLPYYRKTYFNHGKDYGKRYKYYGIPMEIFFSFLSSIIVFQIMIPISLYITMELVRLGQSYFMIGDRHMYDSSSGSRFQCRSLNINEDLGQVRYIFSDKTGTLTENKMEFQRASVYGKNYGGSLVVADQLQEENLSAAGAHRRLKIKSTIAVDSELMKLLHKDLVEVERISAHEFFLTLAACNTVIPIRASDRSSSCAETQRHEDVETIAYQGESPDEQALVAAASAYGYTLFERTSGHIVIDVNGEKLSFDVLGMHEFDSVRKRMSVVIRFPNNDVKVLVKGADTSMFSILAKDNERDNHVRHATQCHLTEYSSQGLRTLVIAARDLTEAELGLWQCKFDDASTSLTDRATKLRQTAALIECDLNLLGATGIEDKLQDGVPEAIESLRQAGIKVWVLTGDKQETAISIGLSCKLLTTDMEQIIINGNSENECRKLLADAKAKYGVKSSNGGSLNLKCNKNAEIDYLEIAEGKKEGIAKVPLALIIDGNSLVYILEKELESELFDLATSCKVVLCCRVAPLQKAGIVDLIKSRTDDMTLAIGDGANDVSMIQMADVGVGICGQEGRQAVMASDFAMGQFRFLKRLLLVHGHWNYQRIGYLVLYNFYRNAVFVLMLFWYILRTAFSTTSALTDWSSVFYSVIYTSVPTIVVGILDKDLSHRTLLEYPKLYGAGYRQEAYNMRLFWITMADTLWQSLVLFSIPIFIYKESTIDIWSMGSLWTIAVVILVNIHLAMDVQRWVYITHVAVWGSVIITFACMVVLDSLPAFPNYG, from the exons ATGACTTCTGGCCAGCCATTGCTGCGGTCATCAGATCCCTCTGCACCCTCTCAGCGTCACCACTCTTGCAGTTTTGGCTCCCTGGGTTGTCTCTGCCACAATGATTCTTTCAATTCTTCCATTACTGATGATCCTCAAGGCAATTCCTTTGGCTTAGATCATTTGGACAAGGGTGACGAAAATCTTTCTGTTGGAGACACGAGCTTACATAGTCCAGTTAGAGAAAGTTTCAGTTCTGATGTAACAACGCAGCAATTCCATTCCGTTGAGTCTCTACACATTAAGCCGCTTTCATTGGAATGCCCCACGCAGGATAATACACGCCTGGTATCGTGGGGTCCAATGGAACTGCTGCATGGCAACAATAATAGCACAACTTCTGCTACCTTTGAAATTTCTAAGGCTTCATCTGTAGTTCATGCTAAGGTGGGCTCAGGGGCTTCATCTTCACTTCATGATAAATTGGGCAAGTCTCAGAGGAAGAGCCGCCACAAAAGTTTGCAATTTGAAGATAATGTCTTTTGCGAGGAAGATGCCAGGTTGATCTACATCAATGATCCTAGGCGAACCAATGACAAGTATGAGTTCACAGGGAATGAGATTCGAACGAGCAAGTACACATTGATTACCTTCTTGCCAAAAAATCTTTTCATTCAGTTCCATCGGGTGGCTTATTTGTATTTCCTGGCTATTGCTGCTCTCAATCAACTTCCTCCTCTTGCAGTGTTTGGGAGAACTGTGTCCCTTTTCCCTCTCCTTTTTGTTCTTTGTGTCACAGCTATTAAAGATGGCTATGAGGATTGGCGAAGGCACAGATCAGACCGCAATGAGAACAACAGAGAGGCTCTAGTGCTACAATCTGGCCAATTCCGACCGAAAAGATGGAAGAAGATACGAGCTGGTGAAGTGGTGAAAATTTGTGTTGACGAGACAATTCCTTGTGACATGGTTTTACTAGGGACCAGTGATCCCAGTAGTGTTGCTTACATTCAAACAATGAATTTGGATGGTGAATCAAACTTGAAGACAAGGTATGCCAGGCAGGAAACATCTTCAGCTGTATATGAAGAATGCACAATTTCAGGTTTGATCAGATGTGAACTACCTAACAGGAATATTTACGAGTTCACAGCCAATATGGAATTCAATGGGCATAAATTTTCCCTCAGCCAATCAAACATTGTTTTGCGTGGTTGTCAGCTAAAGAACACTGATTGGATAATTGGTGTTGTGGTGTATGCTGGACAGGAAACAAAAGCAATGTTGAATAGTGCAGCATCTCCTTCCAAGAGAAGCAAATTGGAAAGTTACATGAACAGGGAAACGCTATGGTTgtctatttttctttttatcatgTGTCTAGTTGTGGCACTCGGAATGGGCCTTTGGCTTGCACACTACAAGGACCAGCTTGATACCTTGCCTTATTACAGAAAGACATACTTCAATCATGGGAAGGATTATGGGAAGAGATACAAGTATTATGGAATACCCATGGagattttcttctctttcttgagttctataaTAGTATTTCAAATAATGATTCCAATATCTCTTTATATTACAATGGAGTTGGTTCGTTTAGGACAGTCTTATTTCATGATTGGAGACAGGCACATGTATGACAGCAGTTCTGGCTCAAGGTTTCAGTGCAGATCATTGAATATAAATGAGGATTTGGGTCAGGTACGTTATATCTTTTCAGACAAAACAGGGACACTTACGGAGAACAAAATGGAATTTCAGAGAGCAAGTGTGTATGGGAAGAATTATGGTGGCTCCTTGGTTGTGGCTGATCAGCTGCAGGAAGAGAACCTTTCAG CTGCAGGTGCACACAGGAGATTGAAGATTAAATCTACAATTGCTGTCGATTCTGAACTCATGAAATTGTTGCACAAGGACTTGGTTGAAGTTGAGAGGATTTCTGCACATGAGTTTTTCTTGACGCTagctgcatgcaatactgttatCCCTATTCGTGCTTCTGATAGATCTTCTAGTTGTGCAGAGACTCAACGCCATGAGGATGTAGAAACTATTGCATATCAGGGTGAATCTCCTGATGAGCAAGCACTAGTTGCTGCAGCCTCTGCTTATGGATATACTCTCTTTGAACGCACATCTGGGCACATAGTAATTGATGTTAATGGTGAGAAATTAAG CTTTGACGTATTgggtatgcatgaatttgatagTGTGCGGAAAAGAATGTCCGTTGTCATCAGATTTCCTAACAATGATGTGAAGGTTTTGGTGAAAGGCGCTGATACTTCCATGTTCAGTATTTTAGCCAAAGACAATGAGAGGGATAATCATGTAAGGCATGCAACACAATGCCATTTGACTGAATATTCATCGCAAGGTCTACGTACACTTGTTATTGCTGCAAGAGATCTTACAGAGGCTGAACTTGGGCTGTGGCAATGCAAGTTTGATGATGCAAGCACTTCTTTGACGGACAGAGCCACAAAACTACGTCAAACAGCAGCCCTTatagaatgtgatttaaatctactTGGGGCTACTGGAATTGAAGACAAGCTACAAGATGGTGTACCAGAAGCCATTGAGTCTCTACGACAAGCAGGGATCAAGGTATGGGTTCTGACTGGAGATAAGCAAGAGACAGCAATTTCAATTGGCCTTTCTTGCAAACTCCTGACAACAGATATGGAGCAAATAATTATAAATGGCAATTCAGAGAATGAATGCAGAAAACTCTTGGCTGATGCCAAGGCTAAGTATGGTGTAAAATCATCAAATGGAGGAAGCcttaatttgaaatgcaataagaATGCTGAAATTGACTACCTTGAGATAGCTGAAGGGAAGAAAGAAGGAATAGCAAAAGTGCCACTGGCACTTATAATTGATGGGAATAGTTTGGTGTACATTTTGGAGAAAGAACTAGAATCAGAA CTTTTTGACCTTGCAACTTCCTGTAAGGTTGTGCTTTGCTGTCGTGTTGCACCATTGCAGAAGGCAGGAATTGTTGATCTAATCAAGAGCCGCACTGATGATATGACATTGGCTATAGGCGATG GGGCCAATGATGTTTCAATGATCCAAATGGCGGATGTTGGTGTTGGAATTTGTGGTCAGGAAGGGCGTCAAGCAGTGATGGCATCTGATTTTGCTATGGGACAGTTTCGATTTTTGAAAAGATTACTTTTGGTGCATGGACACTGGAATTATCAACGCATTGGTTATTTAGTTCTGTACAACTTTTACCGGAATGCTGTTTTCGTATTAATGCTGTTCTG GTATATATTGCGCACAGCTTTTTCAACAACTTCAGCATTGACAGATTGGAGTAGTGTTTTTTATTCTGTTATATATACTTCTGTGCCCACCATTGTTGTCGGTATTCTTGACAAGGATTTAAGCCATCGGACACTGTTAGAGTATCCTAAACTTTATGGTGCCGGCTATAGACAAGAGGCTTACAACATGCGCCTTTTCTGGATCACAATGGCCGATACGCTATGGCAGAGTCTAGTCCTCTTCAGTATACCGATATTCATTTACAAAGAGAGCACAATTGATATTTGGAGCATGGGCAGTTTATGGACGATAGCAGTTGTTATCCTTGTTAATATACACTTGGCAATGGATGTCCAGCGCTGGGTTTATATTACTCATGTTGCTGTTTGGGGGTCAGTGATCATTACATTTGCCTGTATGGTGGTATTGGATTCTTTACCTGCCTTCCCTAATTATGG ATAG